Proteins encoded together in one Rhipicephalus sanguineus isolate Rsan-2018 chromosome 9, BIME_Rsan_1.4, whole genome shotgun sequence window:
- the LOC119405636 gene encoding uncharacterized protein LOC119405636 has product MPQDQADPPNIGRNSHTAPGDAVSAVSLRLPQYWERNPTVWFLQVESQFHIFRVTSQLQKFHHVVSALPPAAAEEVSDILVSFSTNLPAAPYDELKAALLDRTAASERTRIQQLLSTAELGDRRPTQLLRQMMQLLGSRAHAMDNVVLRELFLQRLPSSVQMVLATASTMDIPSLAALTDKVMEVATQHLQVAAVSTPSTRPPSSCAASNLTTAIPSPSHIDPICDRLEEIIVATTRQDYAPRRSRQRGRSSTLHRAGERDRSESTGPSLCYYHRRFGAEARHCLLPCAWTGNPPADH; this is encoded by the coding sequence ATGCCACAAGATCAGGCAGATCCCCCTAATATCGGCCGGAATTCCCACACTGCACCCGGTGACGCAGTCTCTGCGGTATCCCTACGCCTGCCACAATACTGGGAGCGCAACCCAACCGTCTGGTTCCTGCAGGTGGAATCGCAGTTCCACATCTTCCGCGTAACATCGCAGCTGCAAAAATTCCACCACGTCGTCAGTGCACTGCCGCCTGCTGCAGCAGAAGAGGTCTCCGACATACTCGTTTCCTTCAGTACGAACCTCCCGGCAGCTCCCTACGACGAACTCAAGGCAGCGCTGCTCGACAGAACCGCTGCATCGGAACGGACGCGAATTCAACAGTTGCTCTCAACTGCGGAGCTCGGCGACCGGAGGCCCACGCAGCTGCTTCGTCAGATGATGCAGCTCCTCGGTTCGCGCGCCCACGCAATGGACAATGTCGTGCTACGCGAGCTGTTTCTCCAACGCTTGCCGTCCAGCGTGCAAATGGTGCTGGCCACCGCTTCCACTATGGATATACCGTCACTCGCCGCACTCACCGACAAAGTCATGGAAGTGGCGACGCAGCACTTGCAAGTCGCTGCCGTCAGCACTCCTTCTACACGACCCCCGTCGTCATGTGCTGCTTCTAATTTGACAACCGCTATCCCCTCGCCTTCCCACATCGACCCCATCTGCGACAGGCTCGAAGAAATAATCGTGGCAACCACGCGACAAGACTATGCTCCACGCCGTTCGCGACAACGTGGCCGATCCTCAACCCTCCACCGTGCCGGAGAACGTGATCGGAGTGAGTCTACAGGTCCAAGCTTGTGCTACTACCATCGCCGTTTTGGAGCCGAAGCCCGCCACTGCCTGTTGCCATGCGCTTGGACGGGAAACCCGCCGGCCGACCACTAG